DNA sequence from the Gordonia polyisoprenivorans genome:
GGATGCGGCACACCGTGACGGTGACCGCGACGGTGATCTCGAGGCTGCCACCGTGAGCGGCGGCCACGCCGTCGGCGACCTCGTCGATGTGCGCGCGCTCGTGATGAAATGCCGAGGGCCCCATGGCGACGAGGTCGGCGATCGTCGGCGCGGTCACCGTGCGCGTCTGCTGCACCACGTGCCGGTCGACGATGTCGAAAACCGGCGACAACGCGGCCTCGATCCGATCGTCCTTGTCCGGCGCCACCGTCAGCATGCCCAGCGGGCCGACGAGTTCGGTGAGGTGATCGGGACGGGGTGCCACGATGACGAGATGACCACCGGCGCGCAGGACACGCGCGGTCTCGGCGATGTTGCGCGGGGCGAACACCGACAACGCCACCGCTGCCGAACCGGACCTCATCGGGATCTGCCGCCACACGTCGGCGACCACACTCGCGGCGGTCGGCTCGCCGCGCACCACCGCCCGGGCGCACGCCTTGGACAGGTCGATGACCACCCCGCGCGCGTTCGGGGCCCGGCGCAGACACGCGCGGAGATACACCCCTGGGCCGCCCCCGAGATCGACGATCAGGGGCGACTGCGCATCGGGCGACTGCTCGTCGGCGGGGCACAGATCGGCGACGGCGGTGGCGGTGGCCTCGACGACCGGCGACAGGACGCCTGCGTCGTGCACACGGAGTCGAGCGGCAACCATCTCCGGGGTGTCGGCGCGGAGCGCACCGGAGCGCCCGTCGAGGAGCGCGACGTAGCCATGGCGGGCGATGTCGAAGGAATGTCGCCGACCGCACCGCAGCGCGGCGTGGTCGGCGGTGAGATCCAGGGCATCCGAGCAGATCGGACACCTCAGGTCGGGAAGTAGCTCGGTCAGCGCCGAGCGGGCCTGCGACCCGGTCAGCCGGTGACCCCGCGGAGTTCTTCGCCGAGAGCTGCGGCCTCGTCCGGGGTCAGTTCGACCACCAGTCGTCCACCACCCTCGATCGGAATGCGCACGACGATCCCACGTCCCTCCTTGGCCGCTTCCATTGGCCCATCCCCAGTTCGTGGCTTCATCGCCGCCATTCTCAAACTCCCTTCAGAGTCTCGCGTCGCCGAGGGCTCCCGGCCGTCGCCGGACGATCATTCCGACAAGACGGAGAAGCCCGGATCGCGGCCATGCGGCCGGTGACGGTGGTTGCCGCCAGAGCAATGATACGTGGCGCACCGACGTGCAGATGCCCCACGCGCCCGCAAGTCAGTCACGCGATTCGGTCACGGCCCCGGCAGCGGGGTCGACCGAGGCCTCCCCGGCACCGTCCGGGTGGTGGTCCCCGGCTCCTGTCGCGTGCGACTCGACGGCGCTTGCCTGCGGACCATCGACTCCCTCGGCCACCGTGCCGGCCTCGTGACGACCGATACCCGCGGCGACCGGGTGTACGGATGCGGCGTCGCGGTCCTGCAGTTGCTGGATCAGCGCCCGGAGGTCGTCGATCTCGTCGGCGAGCCGGGCCAGCGCCCAGTCGACCTCGCTCTGCTTGTACCCGCGGACGGTGAGCGCGAACCGCAGTGTGCGCACGTCGTATCCGTTGATCCCGTTGCGCGGAAGACGGGTCAGCGTCGAGGTCGCGTCGACCGGCGGGAGGTCCTCGCCGCGACCGAACACGAACCAGACCACGGCGAAGACGACGGCCACCACGACCGCCATGATCAGCAGGTACAGCAACAGTGTCTGCATGATCCCATGGTGTCAGAGAGGTGACCGGTCGCGCCGCCGTGGCCCGTCCGATGCCACGTCGCGACGGCAGGGGCGGGCGAGCGCCCCACCAGGCGAGGGCCTACGAGGCGATCTCCTCGTCGTCGGCGGCGATGTCGACCGCGCGCAGGGTCTTCATCGGCGGGCGGTCCTCGAGATAGACGTCGGTGGTGTGCGGGGTGAAGGTGCCGTCGGGCTCCGCGGTGAACTGGGTCAACCCGACGCCCGAATCCTCGATGCCGCAGCGGCGCATCAAGGTGCCCACGATCTGTCGGCTCATCACACCCAGCTCGATGAGCGGGCGGTTGCGGTGGGTGCGCACCCCGAGATTCACCTGGCCGATGCCCTCGAGGCCGTAGCGGTCGTAGGTATCGATCAGCAGCCCGATCTCGACACCGTAACCGGGGGCGAACGGCACCGACGCGAACATCTCGCGGGTACCGGCGTACTCCCCGCCGAGGGGCTGGAGCACCGCGGTGAGTTCGGGCTTCTGCGAGGCGAGCAGTGGTCGTGCGACGAGCTCGGTGACCCTGCCGCCACCGTTGGCGTCCTGGGTGCCCCCGGTTCGCAGGGGACGCCGATAGTAGCCCTTGACCAGCTGGATGTCCGGATTCACCAGCAGGGGACCGAGCATCTTCGGCACGAACATCGGGTCGGGGTCGATCAGATCGGAGTCGACGAAGGCGATGATGTCGCCGGTGGCGACGGCGATCGAGCGCCACAGCACTTCGCCCTTGCCCTTGACGGGCTCGAGTTCGGGGACCGCGTCCTCGCGGCTGATCACCTCGGCGCCGGCGGCCCGCGCGCGTTCGGCGGTCGCGTCGGTGGACCCGGAGTCCAGCACGATCAGCTCATCGACCAGGGTTCCGACCAACGGCCGGATGGTGGCGATGACGTCGGCGACGGTCTCTTCCTCGTTCAGGGCGGGCAGCACCACCGATACCGTGCGTCCGTCCTTGGCCGCGACGAGTTCGTCGATCGTCCAGTCCGGTTGTTCCCAGGTATGGGTGGCCGACCACGAACCCCGGTCGACGGTGTCTGCGGGCGCCGGCCACATGGCGGCCTTGTCCCGACCGGTGGATGCCGACGGTGTCCGTCCGGCGACGTGTGGGCGGTTCTGGGTTCGACGTACCTTCTTGGTCATGCGAGTCCCCTGACTGTTCTGGCTGGAGGCCGTGTGCCCGCTATCGCGGCGACCATGTCGACCACGCGGCGGGTGGCGGCGACCTCGTGGACGCGGAAGATCCGGGCGCCGTGTTCAGCGCTCAGAGCGGTCGCCGCGAGTGTGCCCTCCACCCGGTGTTCGAGGTCCACTCCCAGAGTCTCCCCCACAAAATCCTTGTTGCTCAGCGCCATCAGCACCGGCCAACCTGTCTTAACAAGATCTTTTACGTGACGTAACAAGGTCAGCCCGTGGTGAGTGTTCTTGCCGAAATCATGCGTCGGATCGATCACGATCGAGTCACGTGCGACACCTGCGGCCTCGGCACGACGGGCCGCCGACGTCACCGCCTCGAGCACATCGGCCACGACGTCGGTGACCGCATCGCCGTAGGAGACCCGATGCGGTCGGGTCCGCACCACCGCGCCACCGGTGTGCGAACACACGATCCCGGCCCGGTGCGCCGCGGCCACCTCGACCAATCCCGGGTCGGCGCCGGCCCAGGTGTCGTTGATGAGGTCGGCGCCCACCGCGCACGCCCCATCGGCGACCTCACTGCGCCACGTGTCGACACTGATGAGCAGATCGGGGTAGCGATCACGAATCCACGCGATGAACGGCACCACCCGCGCGATCTCGCCCGCGGCGTCGACCTCCGCACCCGGACCGGCCTTGACGCCGCCGATGTCGACGATGTCGGCGCCCTCGGCCACGACGCGGTCGACCCGGTCCTTGGCCGCATCGTCGGTGAAACTGGCCCCACGGTCGTAGAACGAATCGGGCGTGCGGTTCACGATCGCCATCACGAGTGCGCGGTCGGCCGCGACCGGGCGGCCGCACAGGGTCTCGCCCCCGTACTTCACACGTCGCGCGTCCATGGCGTCCATGACGTCCAGACTACGAAAGCGTTCAGTTCTTGGGCGCCTTGGCCGCCGCGACGTCGTCGGGATAGGAGTCGTAGTACTCGACGTATCCATCGGATCGTCCGGCGAGCACGTAGAGCGGATCGTCGCCGACCTTCTCGTAGCCCTCGTCGCGCAGTTCGACCTTGCGATTCTTGAACGTCGAGGTGGCCTCGAGCTGACCGACGATCCGGATGAACAGTGGCATCGCATACGACGGCAGTGCCTCGTAGAGGTGCGAGGCCACCTCCTTGCCGTCGAAGTCCGCACCCTCGCGCAGCGTCACCGCCGCCATTCCGGCCTTGCCGTCTGTGCCCGGGACCTCGACACCGAAGACCACCGACTGGGCGATCGACGGGTGCCCGTCGAGTCCGGCCTCGACCTCGGTGGTCGCGACGTTCTCACCCTTCCAGCGGAACGTATCGCCGAGCCGGTCGACGAAGGCGATGTGGCTGAAACCCTGATCACGGACGAGATCGCCCGAGTTGAACCAGGCGTCGCCGTCCTTGAAGGCATCGCGGACGATCTTCTTCTCGGTCTCCTCCGGATCGGTGTAACCGTCGATCGGGACCCGATCGTTGATACCGGAGATGAGCAGACCCGTTCCGCCGCGCTTCACCTTGGTCAGCCGGCCGTCGGCGTTGCGTTTGGGTTTGCCGTCCTCGTCGTAGTCCACGATCGCGTACGGCAGCGGGCAGAACCCGGCGGTGCGGCTGGCGCTGAAGGCGTTGACGAACACCAGGTTCAGTTCGCTGGCCCCGTAGAACTCGACGATCCGGTCGATGCCGAACCGCTCGCGGAATTCGTCCCAGATGTCGGGGCGCATGCCGTTGCCGACCACGAGGCGCACGCTGTGGGCGCGGTCGGTCGGCTTCTCCGGCTGCGCCAGGAGGTACCGGCACAGTTCACCGATGTAGCAGAACGCGGTGGCACGATTGAGGATGACGTCGTCCCAGAACTTCGACGCCGAGAAGTGCTTGCCGATGGCGATACAGGCGCCCGAGGCGAGCACCGACGACAGCGACACCGACAGGGCGTTGTTGTGGTACAGCGGCAGCGGCACGTACATGGTGTCGCTGGCGCGCAGGCGCACCGCGAGTCCGCCGATACCCGAGAGGCTGGCCAGCCACCGGTTGTGGCTCATCACGCTGGCCTTGGGCAGGCCGGTGGTCCCGGAGGTGAAGATGTAGAACGCCTCGGTGGATGCCGGCAGGGTCGCGGTGACCTTCGGGTCGGACTCCGACCGTCCCTGCGCCGCGGCATCGAGTGCGGCGAAATCGAGGACGTGCTCGGGCAGCGCGCTCTCCGGGATCGACCCGAAGGCCTCCGCGCACTCCGGGTCATGGACGAACACCCGGGCGCCGAGGAGTTTCATGCTGTGCTCGAGGACGTTGCCGCGCTGGTTGTAGTTGATCATCCCGGCGATCGCACCGAGTTTGACCGTCGCGAGCATCACGAACAGGTCGGTCGGGCAGTTCTTCGACAGGATCGCCACCACGTCGCCGGTCTGCACACCCTTGTCGGCGAGTACCGCGGCGTACCGGTTCACCGTCCGGTTGGCCTCGCCGTAGGTGGTCGACTTGCCTTCGAACCGCACGAACGGCCGGTCCGGATGGTTGGCCGCGTGCTGTTGGAAGATCAGGCCGATGGTGCGCTTGGCGTCGGCGGGCCGGCGGATCAGACCGGGTGCGTGCTTGATCATCTGGGGAGCCTGCGGCGCCATCTTGAGCACGCCTCTGAACAGATCTGTGATTCCGACGGTGTCCTGGGACGACATCGACTTACTCGCTCTCCGGTTGGACGACGATGGCGCGCGCTGTCCGCCGTGAACGCACGGCGCCAGCTCGTGTCCACACCTTACCGGTCAGTAGCATGACGCAGCGCACCCTCCACCGAATCGGTGACGACGAGCTGGTCCAGTGAACTCTGTGCGACGAATCCCGGGGCCACCAGACCCTGCAACCACGACAACAGCGGCGTGTAGAAACCCACCGGATCGAGCAGTACGACGGGCTTGCTGTGCATGCCGAGGAATCCGCCGGTCCACGTCTCGAACAACTCCTCGAGCGTGCCGATACCTCCCGGCAACGTGATGAAGCCGTCGGCCCGATCGTCCATCAGCTTCTTGCGTTCCCGCATGGTGTCGGTGATGACGAGTTCATCGGCGTCGAGGTCGGCGACCTCGCGCTGCATCAGGGCCCGCGGGATGATCCCGACCGTCGTACCACCGGCCGCGCGCGTGGCGTCGGCGACAGCGCCCATCATCGACACGTTGCCGCCACCGGAGACCAGCGTGTGTCCGCCCGCCCCGATCGCGGTGCCGAGTTCGGCCGCGAGATCCAGATACTCCTGCCCCACATTGCGTCCCGACGCGCAGTACACGCAGATCGCGCTCATCATTCCCCCGCCCTCTCGCTGTGTCCGCAGACCTCGTGGTCGGCGGATGTGTGTTCGTCTCGCCCGATCGCGCCGGACGCTGCCGGTCCCTGAGTCGGGGCCGGTGTCGGTCGGGCCGGATCGTCAGTCGGCGTCACCGCGCGTCGCGCGGCGCTGCGCGGCGCTGCGCGGCCGCCCGGATGACCTCGACCGCCTCGTCGGGTTCGTCGACAACGGTCACCAGATCGAGATCCTCGGCCGAGACCATCCCCTTGGCGACGAGGACCTCACGCATCCAGGCGAGCAGCCCGGCCCAGTGCGCACGGCCGACGAGCACGATCGGGAACCGGACCACCTTCTTGGTCTGCACCAGAGTCAGCGCCTCGAAGAGTTCGTCGAGGGTGCCGAGGCCGCCGGGCAGACAGACGAAGGCCTGCGCGTACTTCACGAACATCGTCTTGCGGACGAAAAAGTAGCGGAAGTTCATGCCCAGGTCGACCCAGGGATTCAGATGCTGCTCGAACGGCAGCTCGATGTTGAGTCCGATCGACGTCGCCGACGACTCGTGGGCACCCTTGTTCGCGGCCTCCATGACGCCCGGTCCACCGCCGGTGATCACCGCGTAGCCCGCCGCGCCGAGTGCTCTGCCCACGCGCACCGCGAGCTCGTAATCGGGTGAGCCGGGCTGCAGACGCGCGGACCCGAACACCGTGACCGCCTCGGCGACGTCGGACAGGGCGTCGAAACCCGCCACGAACTCCGACTGGATTCGCAGCACGCGCCAGGAATCGCGCATGGTGCGTTCGGCCCGGCGCTCGGCGTCGCGCGGATCGACCCACTCGAGCAGTCGACGATCGGTGGTGCGTTCGTCGGTGTCGGTGCGACGCACCCGCATCGGGCCGATGTAGCGGGTGCCCTGCTGATCCTCGATGTCGAGATCGGTGACCGGATCACGCTCGGCGGGCTCGCTGCCTGACGTGGTCTCGCTGCCAGAAGTCGTCTCGCTGCCAGAGGTCGTCTCGCTGCCAGAGGTTGTCATGGGCGTAACGCTAGCGCGCCCGGCCGATGTCCCCGCCGCACCGACGGGAACCCGGTGCGCGTCGGATCAGCTCAGGTAGGCCCGCAACAACTCGGTGACCTCGCGGATCTGGGCGACCGGGACGCGTTCGTCGACCCGGTGGGCCAGGCTCGGATCCCCCGGTCCGAGGTTCACCGCAGGAATGCCGAGAGCCGAGAATCGCGACACGTCGGTCCAGCCGTACTTGGCGCGGAATCGTCCTTGCGCGGCGTCGACGAGTGCAGCCGCCGCCGGATGCGACAGGCCGGGCAGCGCGCCCGCGGCGGAGTCGGTGAGTTCGAGCGTCACCGCACCGGAGGCCAGTGGCCCGGCGAACACCTCACTAACGTGGTCGAGTGCGGTCTCGACGCTGCGGTCGGGTGCGAAGCGGAAGTTGACGTCGACGTGGGCGGCATCGGGTACGACATTGCCGGCCACGCCGCCGCCGATCCCGAC
Encoded proteins:
- a CDS encoding putative RNA methyltransferase, with amino-acid sequence MDLTADHAALRCGRRHSFDIARHGYVALLDGRSGALRADTPEMVAARLRVHDAGVLSPVVEATATAVADLCPADEQSPDAQSPLIVDLGGGPGVYLRACLRRAPNARGVVIDLSKACARAVVRGEPTAASVVADVWRQIPMRSGSAAVALSVFAPRNIAETARVLRAGGHLVIVAPRPDHLTELVGPLGMLTVAPDKDDRIEAALSPVFDIVDRHVVQQTRTVTAPTIADLVAMGPSAFHHERAHIDEVADGVAAAHGGSLEITVAVTVTVCRIR
- a CDS encoding DUF3117 domain-containing protein; its protein translation is MAAMKPRTGDGPMEAAKEGRGIVVRIPIEGGGRLVVELTPDEAAALGEELRGVTG
- a CDS encoding DivIVA domain-containing protein, whose protein sequence is MQTLLLYLLIMAVVVAVVFAVVWFVFGRGEDLPPVDATSTLTRLPRNGINGYDVRTLRFALTVRGYKQSEVDWALARLADEIDDLRALIQQLQDRDAASVHPVAAGIGRHEAGTVAEGVDGPQASAVESHATGAGDHHPDGAGEASVDPAAGAVTESRD
- a CDS encoding glucosyl-3-phosphoglycerate synthase yields the protein MTKKVRRTQNRPHVAGRTPSASTGRDKAAMWPAPADTVDRGSWSATHTWEQPDWTIDELVAAKDGRTVSVVLPALNEEETVADVIATIRPLVGTLVDELIVLDSGSTDATAERARAAGAEVISREDAVPELEPVKGKGEVLWRSIAVATGDIIAFVDSDLIDPDPMFVPKMLGPLLVNPDIQLVKGYYRRPLRTGGTQDANGGGRVTELVARPLLASQKPELTAVLQPLGGEYAGTREMFASVPFAPGYGVEIGLLIDTYDRYGLEGIGQVNLGVRTHRNRPLIELGVMSRQIVGTLMRRCGIEDSGVGLTQFTAEPDGTFTPHTTDVYLEDRPPMKTLRAVDIAADDEEIAS
- the folP gene encoding dihydropteroate synthase, with amino-acid sequence MDARRVKYGGETLCGRPVAADRALVMAIVNRTPDSFYDRGASFTDDAAKDRVDRVVAEGADIVDIGGVKAGPGAEVDAAGEIARVVPFIAWIRDRYPDLLISVDTWRSEVADGACAVGADLINDTWAGADPGLVEVAAAHRAGIVCSHTGGAVVRTRPHRVSYGDAVTDVVADVLEAVTSAARRAEAAGVARDSIVIDPTHDFGKNTHHGLTLLRHVKDLVKTGWPVLMALSNKDFVGETLGVDLEHRVEGTLAATALSAEHGARIFRVHEVAATRRVVDMVAAIAGTRPPARTVRGLA
- a CDS encoding long-chain-acyl-CoA synthetase encodes the protein MSSQDTVGITDLFRGVLKMAPQAPQMIKHAPGLIRRPADAKRTIGLIFQQHAANHPDRPFVRFEGKSTTYGEANRTVNRYAAVLADKGVQTGDVVAILSKNCPTDLFVMLATVKLGAIAGMINYNQRGNVLEHSMKLLGARVFVHDPECAEAFGSIPESALPEHVLDFAALDAAAQGRSESDPKVTATLPASTEAFYIFTSGTTGLPKASVMSHNRWLASLSGIGGLAVRLRASDTMYVPLPLYHNNALSVSLSSVLASGACIAIGKHFSASKFWDDVILNRATAFCYIGELCRYLLAQPEKPTDRAHSVRLVVGNGMRPDIWDEFRERFGIDRIVEFYGASELNLVFVNAFSASRTAGFCPLPYAIVDYDEDGKPKRNADGRLTKVKRGGTGLLISGINDRVPIDGYTDPEETEKKIVRDAFKDGDAWFNSGDLVRDQGFSHIAFVDRLGDTFRWKGENVATTEVEAGLDGHPSIAQSVVFGVEVPGTDGKAGMAAVTLREGADFDGKEVASHLYEALPSYAMPLFIRIVGQLEATSTFKNRKVELRDEGYEKVGDDPLYVLAGRSDGYVEYYDSYPDDVAAAKAPKN
- a CDS encoding TIGR00730 family Rossman fold protein; the protein is MSAICVYCASGRNVGQEYLDLAAELGTAIGAGGHTLVSGGGNVSMMGAVADATRAAGGTTVGIIPRALMQREVADLDADELVITDTMRERKKLMDDRADGFITLPGGIGTLEELFETWTGGFLGMHSKPVVLLDPVGFYTPLLSWLQGLVAPGFVAQSSLDQLVVTDSVEGALRHATDR
- a CDS encoding TIGR00730 family Rossman fold protein — translated: MTTSGSETTSGSETTSGSETTSGSEPAERDPVTDLDIEDQQGTRYIGPMRVRRTDTDERTTDRRLLEWVDPRDAERRAERTMRDSWRVLRIQSEFVAGFDALSDVAEAVTVFGSARLQPGSPDYELAVRVGRALGAAGYAVITGGGPGVMEAANKGAHESSATSIGLNIELPFEQHLNPWVDLGMNFRYFFVRKTMFVKYAQAFVCLPGGLGTLDELFEALTLVQTKKVVRFPIVLVGRAHWAGLLAWMREVLVAKGMVSAEDLDLVTVVDEPDEAVEVIRAAAQRRAAPRDAR